CGTGAGACGACTCGAACAAGATTCAGATGTGAAGTGGTTTGCCGGAGGCTTTGTATCCCGCCTCGAGAACGGTTTCGCTGACGGTCGGATGGGCATGCACCACGCGCGTCAGATCGTCGAGCGTTCCCTCGGTTCGCATGCACATGACGGCTTCGGCGATCAAGTCGGTTGCCCGCGCGGCCACCACGTGAACACCGAGAACCTCGCCGTATTTCTGGTCGGCGAGGATCTTCACAAAGCCTTCGATGTTTCCTTCGACGATGGCCTTGCTGTTCACGTTCATGGGGAAATCGCCGCGAACGTACTCGATGCCCTGTCGCTTGAGCTCTTCTTCCGTGTAGCCGACGGAACTGATCTCGGGATCCATGTAAATCGTAACTGGCATCCGCAGAGTATCCACCGCTTCCTTGAGACCGGCGATGTGGTTGATCGCGCAAATTCCTTGAGCGGAAGCAGCGTGGGCAAAGATACTCCCCGTCACGTCACCGACGGCATACACGGAAGGCACGCTGGTTTGCATGAATTCGTTGACGGAGATAAAACCGTTGTCCACATCGAGCGGTACGTCGTTCATTTGCGGGAGAACCGCCGTTCGCCGTTCGCAGTTAACGACCAGATCGCATACGATCACCTCATCGCCGACCTTTACTCCTTCTCCGTCCACACCAGTGAATCGGCTGCCGGTGAGCACGCGAATGCCCTGTTTCTTGAATCGGTCGGCAATGTAACTCGCAAGCGATTCATCCAAACGGCTGACAAGTTTCTGTTCCTCGGTCACTATCGTTACGGTCTTTCCAATTGTATGCAACATGCTGGCCATCTCGCAGGCTACCGTATCTCCACCGGCCACGATGATGCTATCCGGAATCTCGTCACGCGCGAAAAAATCATCCACCTCGACGGCAAGGTTATCGGGAAGCGCGGCGAAATGAGTGCGATTCGGACGGGAACCGGTGGCGATGATGGTTTTCTTCGTTTCGTAGGTTTCCTCGCCGACAATCACACGAGTTCCTCCCGCGAGTCGAGCTTCGCCCGAGATCACGTCCACCTTGTTCTTTTTCATCAGGAACTCGACGCCCTTGACCAGCTTGGTCACGATGCGATCCTTCTCGGCCACGGAGCGTTTCCAGTTGAAGCAGACGGAGTTCTTGTCAATTCCTTCCACGCCGAACGCGGCCGCATTGAGCGCGCGATCATAGACGCGAGCGCTCTCCATGAGCCGTCGCGCCGGGACGCAGCCCCAGTTCAGGCACATGCCGCCCATTCGATACTTCTCGACAAGAGTCGTCTTCAGTCCGAGTTGCGCGGCGCGAATCGCCGCCACGTATCCGCCGGGTCCGGCGCCGATAATGATTACATCACAGGATTTCATGGGGACTCCTCTACTCCAGCAGCATGTTTGCGGGATCGGACAGATAGACCATGAGATCGAGCAGGAATCGAGAAACGTCGCCACCGTCCACGATGCGATGATCGGCGCTGAGCGAGAGCGGCAGGACGTGTCCGGGAACGATCTGACCGTTTCTTACGACGGGCTTTTCCATGATGCGACCGACGCCGAGAATCGCTACTTCGGGATAGTTGATGATAGGCGCGCCGTAGGTTCCGGCCAGCGAACCATAATTGGTGATACTGAAGGTGCCGTCGCGAATCTCATTCAGAGTCAACTTGCGCTCGCGGGCGCGCGCGGCCAGATCACCGATGATCTGGGCAAGCTCTATGATGCTTCTCTGGTCGGCATCCTTGATGACCGGAACGATCAAGCCGTCTGATGTATCCACCGCGATGCCGATATTAAAGTAGTTGCGGTAGATGACGCGGTTGTTCTCCAGATCGAGCCGGCAGTTCAATTTGCGATGTTTCTTGAGTGATAGTGCCACTGCGCGGATGATGAACGGCAGATAAGACAAGTTCACTCCACGCTCTACCATAGCCGATTTTTGCTCGCGGCGCAGCTCGACCAATTTGGAAATCTCGACCTCTTCGTGAGCCGTCATGTGGGGAGCCGTGAACTTGGACTCGACCATCCGCGCGATAATCGTCTTGCGAAGTTGGGAAAGTCCTTCGTATTCCACTCGCTCAACGGGTGACGTTGCGCGCGATGGAGGTGCAATCGGCGACATCTCGCTTTTTGCGGGAATCGTAGCTCTGCGCTGGGATTCCGCAGCAAGTCGAACGTCTTCCTTCATCACGCGGCCGCCGGGACCGGTGCCGCGAATCGTAGCGATGTCCACACCGAGGTCCTTGGCCATGCGGCGGGCAACCGGAGAAGCCAGCACCTTGCGACGCTCCCCGGAAACAACGGTGCGTCCCTCCTCTATTCCCTCTCCCGTAGCGGGAAGGAAAGCATCGTCGTGCGCGACCTCGATCTGACCGACGACGCCGAAACCGGTTTCCTCGACTCCTTCCACGTGGGGACGCGAAGGAGCGGGTTTGCCGCGAGCCAGTTCGATCTCGTCGCCCTTGCCCTCGACTTCCAGCTCGGCCAGCACGTTGCCGACGTTGATGACCTGTCCGACTTTGCCGAACAGGTTCTTCACGACGCCCGTGCGCGGCGACGGAATATCGGCCACGACCTTGTCAGTCTCCACTTTGACCAGCGGATCGCCCTCTTTGACTGTCTGGCTCTTGGAAACGTACCACTCAAGGATTTTACCCTCGTGGATGCCTTCGCCGATGTCGGGAAATTTGAATACGAAAACCATCGGGTCTCTCCTATGCCTCGAAGGCCCGTTTGAGTTCATAGTAGACGCGCTCAGGCGGGAAGAAATACAAATCCTCGCTCTTGGGAAGCGGCGGAATCGTGTCGTTGCCGGTCAGTCTGCGCGGCGGCGATTCGAGATAATAGAACGCCTGTTCGTTCACGCGGGCGATGATCTCTGCCGCCACGCCGAAGCTGCGGGGAGATTCATGCACGACCATCAGCCGCCCGGTCTTCTTGACTGACTCGACAATCGTCGCGGTGTCCAGCGGATAGATCGTGCGAAGGTCAATGAGTTCAACGGAGATTCCATCCTTCTTTGCTTCGAGAATCGCCTGCTGGCAAACGCGAATCATCGCGCCGTAGGCAACCAGCGTAACGTTCGTTCCTTCCTGCAGCACGCGTGCCTTGCCGATGGGAATGCGATACAGTCCGTCGGGCACATCCTGTTTGACGGCGCGATAGATCCGTTTTGGCTCCAGAAACAGCACCGGATCGTTCTCTTCAATTGCACTGATGAGCAAGCCCTTCGCATCATAGGGCGTGGACGGCATCACCACCTTCAATCCCGGCACGTGACCGTACACCGCTTCGAGGCTGTCGCTGTGAAGCTCCAGCGCGCGCACCCCATCGCCGTTGGGGAATCGCACCACCACCGGCATCGGTCGCTCGCCGCGGGTGCGATAGCGGAAACGCGCCAAATGGGAAACAAGCTGATTGAAGGCGGGATGCATGAAGCCGTCGAATTGAATCTCGACCACCGGCCGGAGTCCAGCAATTGCCATTCCCACCGCCGCTCCCACGATGGAAGATTCGGCGAGGGGCGTATCGAACACGCGCTTCGCGCCGTACTTTTTCTGCAAACCCTCGGTCGCGCGGAACACGCCGCCTCCCACGCCCACGTCCTCGCCGAACACGATCACGTTCTCATCATCGGCAAGTTTCAGATCGAGCGCGGACTTGACCGCCTGCACGAGCGTCATCACGGCCACGTCAGCGGCCCTCCTTCCACTTGCGGAAGCTCTTCAGGCTCTCCGCCTGTGCTTCCAGCTCGGGAACGGTGCTCTCGAAGACGTGGGCAAAGATTTCGTCCACGGAGTTGGCTTTCCACTTCTCGGCTTCGGCAAAGTCCTCGTCCGCTTTTGCTTGAGCCTCGGTCTTGGCGTCCTCTTCGCGAGTCTCGTCCCATAGACCTTTCGCTTCGAGATATTTTCTCATACGGATCAGCGGATCGCGGGCTTTCCAGAGTTCTTCTTCTTCGGACTCGCGATACTTGGAAGGATCATCGGAGGTGGTGTGCGCGCCCATGCGATAGGTCACGCCCTCGATCAGTACCGGGCCGCGACCGGCGCGGGCGTGACTGGCGGCTTCCTGCGTGGCGCGATAAACCGCGAGAAAATCGTTGCCGTCCACTTGAATGCCGGGCATGCCATAAGCGATGGCCTTCTGAGCGATGGTTTCGGATATCGTTTGCCGGGCGCGCGGATGGGAAATCGCATATTGATTGTTGTTGCAGAAAAAAATCACCGGGCAATGGAACACGGCCGCCCAGTTGAGCGCTTCGTGAAAATCGCCTTCCGACGTTCCGCCGTCGCCGAAATAGGTGATGACGACTTCCTTGCGATTCCGGTAGTTGATGGCATGACCGATCCCCACCGCGTGCAGAAGCTGCGAAGAAATCGGAACCGAGGTCGGCAGCACGCGCACTCCCGGCGGATAGACGTTGCCGTATTCGCTTCCCGCGAAGTACAGGTACACACGCGAGAGCGGCACACCGCGCACCAGCCATGCTCCCAGTTCGCGATAGGCGGGGACCATCCAATCTTCCTTTTCGAGAGTGATGGCGCTGCCCACGGCGCAGGCTTCCTGTCCGAGGCTGGGCGGCAGCGTGTACAGCCGTCCCTGCCGCTGCAAAGAAACCGCCTTGAGGTCGGCCACGCGCGCCAGCAGCATCATCTTGTAGGCATGGAGTAGCTTCTCGTCGGAAAGCTCGGGCATCCACTCTCCGCCAACAACCTTTCCGTTCTCATCGAGAATCTCCAGCCGTCGGCCACGGAGGGGATCGAACGCCTCGAAAAGCGAACCGGTGGAAGGTTTTGCGCTTCGTCTTGTTGCAGTCTTTTGTTCAGCTGTCATTATTCATTAGTCCGTGGTTGTCGCAGTTGCCTGATCCTTCCCATTAAATATAATACGCCTCAAAGGGGATGTTTCTCCAGAATCCCAGAACAGAATATAAGTATTTGGAATGAATTACAAAAGCTCACATAGGGCCTGTCAGCTCCAATTCCCGCGAAGATGATGCAGTGATGAAGTTATTTGCTTAAATATCAATGTCATACAGATTGAATGGCGAGATCATGCCTCTCTGTAGGTCGGGGAAGACTCGATTCTCGCTTTGCTGGTCAACAAGTTGATTTGCTATAGGGCGAGTTCCTGCCTCGCCGACTTGTATGCCTTCAGAGTGGTCTCGTCGAAGCAGACGAAGACAACCCGCTCGATTGCGTCCGTCGAACCGAGGAACGCAGCGACTTCGCGAAGCGCGATTTGGCAGGCGCGCTCGACGGGGAAGCGATAGGCTCCGGTGCTGATGGAAGGAAAGGCGATGCTGCGGATTCCGTTCTCGACCGCGAGCCGGAGCGAGTTCCGGTAGCAGCTTGCGAGAAGTTCGTCTTCGCCGCGTTTTCCGTCCTGCCAGACCGGGCCGACAGTGTGGATCACGAATTTCACGGGCAAGTGATAGCCGTTGGTGATCTTGGCTTCGCCGGTCGGGCAACCGTTCAGCGCGCGGCACTCCGCGAGAAGTTCCGGCCCGGCCGCGCGATGAATCGCTCCGTCCACCCCGCCCCCGCCAAGCAAACTCGTGTTGGCCGCGTTGACGATGGCGTCCACGGCGAGCTTCGTGATATCGCCGTGGAGGATTTCGATGCTTGTTTCCATTTTTGTCTCTTACCTCAATAAGATTGCCTTCCGTACAAGATGGAATCCGTCGCCCGTCATGGCAATGAAATAGACTCCGCTGGCGCAATCTGCACATTGCCAACTCACAGAGTGCTGCCCAATCGCAAACATATCATCGGTAATGGTTCCGACCTCGCGTCCCAGAATGTCATGCGCACGAATTGTGACTCGCGATGTTCGAGGAATCTCGAACTCCACTCTTGTTACGGCATTAAATGGATTGGGAAAGCTCGAAAGCAAGATCGATCTTGACACAGGTGTATAGTGTTCATGCTCTGTTCTTAATACTGAAGCGGTTCGGATCACCCAAATATCCTCGGAGTGTTCTGCAATGGTCGCCTTGTAGCCGGCCATTACAGCTCCTCCTTCCGAATCTAAACACATCCCACGACAATCCTCCTGTTGCGGGGTACCATAAAGTCCAGACCATATTAAATATCCATTCGGATCGCACGCCGCCAGTAGAAAGCTACCACCCGTGCTACCT
The window above is part of the bacterium genome. Proteins encoded here:
- the lpdA gene encoding dihydrolipoyl dehydrogenase; translated protein: MKSCDVIIIGAGPGGYVAAIRAAQLGLKTTLVEKYRMGGMCLNWGCVPARRLMESARVYDRALNAAAFGVEGIDKNSVCFNWKRSVAEKDRIVTKLVKGVEFLMKKNKVDVISGEARLAGGTRVIVGEETYETKKTIIATGSRPNRTHFAALPDNLAVEVDDFFARDEIPDSIIVAGGDTVACEMASMLHTIGKTVTIVTEEQKLVSRLDESLASYIADRFKKQGIRVLTGSRFTGVDGEGVKVGDEVIVCDLVVNCERRTAVLPQMNDVPLDVDNGFISVNEFMQTSVPSVYAVGDVTGSIFAHAASAQGICAINHIAGLKEAVDTLRMPVTIYMDPEISSVGYTEEELKRQGIEYVRGDFPMNVNSKAIVEGNIEGFVKILADQKYGEVLGVHVVAARATDLIAEAVMCMRTEGTLDDLTRVVHAHPTVSETVLEAGYKASGKPLHI
- a CDS encoding 2-oxo acid dehydrogenase subunit E2; the protein is MVFVFKFPDIGEGIHEGKILEWYVSKSQTVKEGDPLVKVETDKVVADIPSPRTGVVKNLFGKVGQVINVGNVLAELEVEGKGDEIELARGKPAPSRPHVEGVEETGFGVVGQIEVAHDDAFLPATGEGIEEGRTVVSGERRKVLASPVARRMAKDLGVDIATIRGTGPGGRVMKEDVRLAAESQRRATIPAKSEMSPIAPPSRATSPVERVEYEGLSQLRKTIIARMVESKFTAPHMTAHEEVEISKLVELRREQKSAMVERGVNLSYLPFIIRAVALSLKKHRKLNCRLDLENNRVIYRNYFNIGIAVDTSDGLIVPVIKDADQRSIIELAQIIGDLAARARERKLTLNEIRDGTFSITNYGSLAGTYGAPIINYPEVAILGVGRIMEKPVVRNGQIVPGHVLPLSLSADHRIVDGGDVSRFLLDLMVYLSDPANMLLE
- a CDS encoding alpha-ketoacid dehydrogenase subunit beta, which translates into the protein MAVMTLVQAVKSALDLKLADDENVIVFGEDVGVGGGVFRATEGLQKKYGAKRVFDTPLAESSIVGAAVGMAIAGLRPVVEIQFDGFMHPAFNQLVSHLARFRYRTRGERPMPVVVRFPNGDGVRALELHSDSLEAVYGHVPGLKVVMPSTPYDAKGLLISAIEENDPVLFLEPKRIYRAVKQDVPDGLYRIPIGKARVLQEGTNVTLVAYGAMIRVCQQAILEAKKDGISVELIDLRTIYPLDTATIVESVKKTGRLMVVHESPRSFGVAAEIIARVNEQAFYYLESPPRRLTGNDTIPPLPKSEDLYFFPPERVYYELKRAFEA
- the pdhA gene encoding pyruvate dehydrogenase (acetyl-transferring) E1 component subunit alpha; the encoded protein is MTAEQKTATRRSAKPSTGSLFEAFDPLRGRRLEILDENGKVVGGEWMPELSDEKLLHAYKMMLLARVADLKAVSLQRQGRLYTLPPSLGQEACAVGSAITLEKEDWMVPAYRELGAWLVRGVPLSRVYLYFAGSEYGNVYPPGVRVLPTSVPISSQLLHAVGIGHAINYRNRKEVVITYFGDGGTSEGDFHEALNWAAVFHCPVIFFCNNNQYAISHPRARQTISETIAQKAIAYGMPGIQVDGNDFLAVYRATQEAASHARAGRGPVLIEGVTYRMGAHTTSDDPSKYRESEEEELWKARDPLIRMRKYLEAKGLWDETREEDAKTEAQAKADEDFAEAEKWKANSVDEIFAHVFESTVPELEAQAESLKSFRKWKEGR
- a CDS encoding O-acetyl-ADP-ribose deacetylase; amino-acid sequence: METSIEILHGDITKLAVDAIVNAANTSLLGGGGVDGAIHRAAGPELLAECRALNGCPTGEAKITNGYHLPVKFVIHTVGPVWQDGKRGEDELLASCYRNSLRLAVENGIRSIAFPSISTGAYRFPVERACQIALREVAAFLGSTDAIERVVFVCFDETTLKAYKSARQELAL